TCATCGTCGACGACACCCCGGAGGCCGTCATCCTCTCGGGCTTCGATCCTGTGCGGCGGGAGGTCGCCCGTCTGTCGCTCGAGCGGCTGATCGCCGACGGACGGATTCACCCGGGACGGATCGAGGAGGTCGTCGCGAAGATCCAGAAGGAGCTCGACGAGCAGATCGTCGAGCTGGGCGAGGAGGCCTGTCTCGACGTCGGCATCCACGATCTCCGACCGGAGCTCGTCAAGCTCATCGGGCGGCTCCGTTACCGGACGAGCTACGGGCAGAATATGCTTCAGCATTCGAAGGAGGTCGCCTACCTCTGCGGACTGATGGCGTCCGAGCTCGAGCTGGACGTCGCCCTGGCCAAGCGGGCCGGGCTGCTGCACGACATCGGCAAGGCGGTCGACCACACGATGGAGGGAACCCACGCGGCGCTGGGTGCGGATCTGGCGCGTCGCTACGGGGAGAGCGACGAGATCGTCAACGCGATCGAGTCGCACCACGAGGACGTGGAGCCCACGACGCTCATCGCGGTGCTGGTCCAGGCCGGCGACGCCGTATCGGGCGCGCGGCCGGGCGCGCGACGCGAGACGCTGGAGACCTACATCAAGCGGCTTGAGAAGCTCGAGAACATCGCCTCCTCGTTCCAGGGAGTCGACAGGTCGTTCGCCATCCAGGCCGGACGCGAGATCCGGATCATGGTGCAGCACAAGAAGATCGACGACGCTCGGGCGGAGGCCCTTGCGTCCGCTGTCGCGCGGAAGATCGAGAACGAACTCAAGTACCCCGGGCAGATCAAGGTGGTTGTCGTACGGGAGACCCGCGCGATCGACTACGCGAAGTAGACGGGAGGGGTTGTTGCGCCTTCTGTTCGTCGGTGACATCGTAGGTCGCCCCGGGAGGCGGGCCGTGTCCCGCCTCCTCGGGGGCATCGTGGACGAGCGGTCCGTCGACTTCGTCGTGGCCAACTGCGAGAACGCCGCCGGCGGCATCGGCGTGACGCCGAAGATAGCCGACGAGCTCCTGGCGCGTGGTATCGACGTGCTGACCGGTGGGAATCACACGTGGAACCGCCGCGACGTCTTCGATTACCTCGACAGCTCCGAACGCATCCTGAGGCCGGCGAACTACCCGCCCGGCGCCCCTGGGCGCGGCGCTGCGGTCGTCACGAGCCGCTCGGGCGTGCCGGTCGGGATCGTCAACCTCGAGGGACGCGTCTTCATGCGGCAGATCGACTGTCCCTTCCGCGAGGGGAGGCGGCTCGTCGATGAGCTTCTTGCCGAGACGCCGATCGTCCTCGTCGACATTCACGCGGAGGCGACGTCCGAGAAACTCGCCCTCGGCTGGTATCTCGCCGGCAGGGCGAGTGCCGTCGTCGGCACCCACACCCACATCCAGACGGCCGACGAGCGCATCCTCGAAGGACATACGGCCTACATCACGGACGCCGGGATGACGGGTCCGTGGCGTTCGGTGATCGGCGTGCGCACGGAACTCTCGGTGGCGCGGTTCGTCACCGGACTTCCGCAGCGTTTCGAGACGGCGGACGGTCCCTCCGTACTCTCGGGCTTCCTCGTCGACATCGACGAGACCACGGGGGCCGCGCGGGCCGTCGACCGCGTTCTCGAACACAGTCCGGACGAGGAGTAGCGCTTCACGCGACCGGGAGGACGTTCATGACGACGGTCCTGAGGGGCAAGCCGATCGCTTCGGCCATTCGTGAGGAGATCGCGGAGGGAAGCGCGGAGCTCGCCGGAGACGGGGCGCCGCCGCTCCTGGCGGTCGTGCTCGTCGGCGAGGACCCCGCGTCGGCCATCTACACGAAGAGCATCGAGCGCAACGCAGCGAAGGTCGGTGTCGCCACCCGCGTCGTCGGCCTCGATGCCGGGATCGGAACAGGCGGCGTCGAAGAGGCGATCGCCCGACTCTCGCGGGACGAAGAGGTGCACGGGATCATCCTGCAGCAGCCACTGCCGGAGACGATCGACGCGTCGGTGGTGGAGAGGATCGCTCCCGAGAAGGACGTCGATGGTGCGACGGTGCGGTCGCTCGGGCTTCTTCTGAAGGGTGAGGAGTGCTTCGCCCCGTGTACGGCCGAGGCCGTCGTCGAGATGCTCGTTCGCGGACAGATCGATATCGAGGGACGGCACGTCGTCATCGTGGGGCGGAGTGCGGTGGTCGGTAAGCCGCTGGCCAATCTGCTTCTCAGAAAGTCGCGTCGAGGGAATGCGACGGTGACGGTCTGTCACTCGAGAACACGCGACCTCGCCGTGCACACGAGCGCAGCCGACATCCTTGTCGTCGCCGTCGGCAGGCCGAACGCAGTGACGGGTGGCATGATGCGTCCGGGAGCCGTGGTGGTCGACGTCGGCGTCAACCGAATCGACGACCCCGGGACGGAGAAGGGCTATCGCGTCGTCGGAGACGTCAACTACGAGGATGCTCTCGAGCGCGCGTCCGTCGTGACGCCCGTGCCGGGCGGCGTCGGCACGCTGACAACGACGCTGCTCCTGAGGAACACCCTGGCCGCAGCGCGACGGGCCGGGGGCGCTGACGACCCCGACGGATCCGGAGCGAGCGGATGATGGAAGGTACCGAGGGCCTCCTCAAGGAGAGCGCCGACAACGTCCTCACGGTCTCGGACGTGACGGGTCGCATCAAGGCGCTGCTCGAGACCGGGTTCCCCCTCGTCTGGGTTGAGGGAGAGATCTCGAACTTCGTCCATCACTCGTCGGGCCACATGTACTTCACGCTGAAGGACGCGTCGAGCAGTCTGCCGGCCGTCATGTTCCGCGGAAGGAACGCCCGGCTGTCGTTCCGCCCGGAGAACGGTGCCAAGGTCAGGGCGCACGGGCGGATCTCGATCTACGAACCGCAGGGGAAGTACCAGATCATCGTCGACAGAATGCGGGAGGCCGGCGTCGGCGATCTGGCGGCCGCATTCGAGCGTCTGAAGAGACGACTGGCCGACGAGGGGCTCTTCGACCCCGCCCACAAGCGTCCGATCCCGGCGTTCCCCGGGACGGTCGCGGTCGTCACGTCGCCGACCGGGGCGGCCGTGCGGGACGTCGTACGCGTCGTGCGTTCGCGGGCGCCGTGGATCCGTCTGGTCGTGGCCCCGACCCGCGTTCAGGGCGCCGGCGCCGCCGAGGAGATCGCGGAGGCGATCCGGCTCGTGGACGAGTGGGGCGAGGCTGACGTCATGATCGTCGGCCGCGGAGGCGGCTCGCTTGAGGACCTCTGGGCTTTCAACGAGGAAGTGGTCGCCCGGGCCGTTCACGGAGCGAAGACCCCGGTCGTGTCGGCAGTCGGTCACGAGGTCGATTTCTCCATCACGGATTTCGCGGCCGACGTAAGAGCGGCGACACCGTCGAACGCCGGGGAGCTGGTGGCGCCCGACCGGACGGAGCTGCTGAGGAATGTCGCGTCCGCCGAGACGCGTCTCGTGAGAGCGGTCAGTCGCTGGTACGAGGACCGCTACGGTCGTCTGCGAGCCGCGCTCGCCGCGTACGCCTTCAAGCGCCCGCTCGAGAGGGTCGAGGCGGCCGAGCAGCGTGTCGACGAGCTCGTGTGGCGCGCTGGAGCGACCGCGCGGGCGGCTCTCGACCGGGTGGACGCCGAGCTGGCCAGACTGCGTGCGGCCCTCGAGGCCGGAGACCCGGCGGGCCTCCTCGAACGAGGATACGCGCTGGTGGCACGGGACGAGGACGGGCGGCCCGTCCGGTCGATCGGAGAGGTCTCGCCCGGGGCAGGCATACGTGTGACGATCGTCGACGGGAGCCTCGGCTGCACCGTCGACTCCGTCGACCCTCAGACCAGGGAGGACAGGTGGCCGGAAAGAAATCCGTCGAAGAGAAGCTGAGACGGCTCGAGGAACTCGTGTCCGAACTCGAGAGCGGCGACCTCGCGCTCGAGGCCTCGCTGAAGGCGTTCGAGGAGGGCATGCGACTCGCCGGGCAGCTCGCGGAGGACCTCGAGAAGTCCCGCGAGAGGATCCTCAAGCTCGAGAAGGACCTGGGCGGGCACCGGCTGGAGCCGCTCGACGAGGAGGTCGAAGAGGGCGACGATGACGCGTGAGATGGGCGGGTTCCTGCGAGGCTTCCTGGACGAGCGGAGGCGGCTGGTGGAACGGTCGCTCGACGGGCTGCTGCCCTCTGCCGGGACGCCGCCCGGGCGCCTGCACGAGGCAATGCGCTACAGCGTCTTCTCGGGCGGCAAGCGCCTGCGGCCCATCCTGACGCTCGCCGCGTGCGAGGTCGTCGGTGGCGGGTCCGAGCGCGCACTTCAGCCGGCTTGCGCCACCGAACTCGTCCACACGTACTCGCTCATCCACGACGATCTGCCGGCGATGGACGACGACGATCTCAGGCGCGGGCGTCCGACGTCCCACAGGGTCTACGGTGAGGCACTTGCGATACTCGCCGGCGACGCGCTCCTGACGGCCGCTTTCGAGGCCGTCGCGTCGAGCCCGGGACTCGAGTCAGTCCAGAGGGCCGAGATCGTCGCGATCCTCGCGTCGGCGAACGGCAGCCGCGGGATGGTCGGCGGCCAGGCCGCCGACATCGAGCCGCCGTCGACCGGCGACCCCGTGGAGGACGTCACGTTCATTCACACGAGGAAGACCGCGATGCCGCTGGCGGGCGCCGTCGAGATCGGGGCCGTCTCGGGCGGGGCGGACGGCGACCGTCGCGTGGCCCTTCGCCGGTACGGCGAGAGGCTGGGTCTGGCGTTCCAGATCGCCGACGATCTGCTCGACATCACCGGAACCGAGGAGGAGATGGGGAAGGCCGTCGGCAAGGACGAGGCGAGCGGGAAGCTCACGTACCCCGGAGCCGTCGGTGTCGAAGCGTCCCGGGAACGCGCCCGGTCTCTCGTGAACGAGGCCGTTGAGGCCCTCGATGGGATCGGCGGCGACACGGGTGCTCTGAAGGCGATCGCTGAGTACATCGTCAGACGGCGAACGTAAGGACGGAAGAAAGGACGCCGGCATGGCAAGGCTGCTCGACAGGATCGACTCGCCGGACGATCTCAAGGGGCTCACGTCGGCCGAACTCAGACGACTGGCGGAGGAGCTTCGCGATGAGATCATCCGCGTCGTCTCGAGGAACGGGGGACACCTGGCTCCGAGCCTCGGCGTCGTCGAGCTGACACTGGCTCTTCACTCCGTGTTCGACTCGCCCCGCGATCGGATCATCTGGGACGTCGGGCACCAGAGCTACGCCCACAAGCTCCTGACCGGTCGACGGGACACCTTCGCGACTCTCCGGCAGTACGGGGGCGTCGCCGGTTTCCCGCGGCGCGAGGAGAACCCGCACGACGCGTTCAACACGGGACACTCCAGCACCTCGATCTCGGCCGCCCTCGGTATGGCGTGCGCCCGCGACGCCCGCGACGAGGACTTCCGCGTGCTCGCCGTCATCGGCGACGGTTCTCTCACGGCGGGGCTTGCCTTCGAGGGGTTGAACCAGGCCGGCCATCTCAAGAAGAACCTCATCGTCATCGTCAACGACAACCGCATGTCGATCTCCAAGAACGTCGGGGCGCTGTCGCAGTACCTGACGAGGCTCCTGTCCGCTCCGACCTACCAGCGCCTCGAGTCCGAGGTCTGGGACATTCTCGGGCGGATCCCGGCCGTAGGAGAGAGAGCCCGATCGCTCGCGTCACGCGCCCTCGAGGGAGCGCGCGGTCTGTTCGTACCGGGCGTGCTTTTCGAGGAGCTGGGATTCAAGTACTTCGGGCCGCTCGACGGTCACAACGTGGAGCTGCTCGTCGAGGCGTTCGAACGGCTCAAGTACCTGGACGGGCCGCTGCTGGTCCACGTCGTCACGACGAAGGGCAAGGGCTACGCGCCGGCCGAGGAGGACGCGTCGCGCTTTCACGGCATCGGCTCGTTCGACAAGGCATCGGGAACGCTCAAGGCCAGACCGAAGGCGATGTCGTACACGGAGGCGTTCGGCCGCTCGCTTGTCACGCTCGGTGAGAAGGACGACCGGATCGTGGCGGTGACGGCAGCGATGCCCGCGGGTACGGGGCTCCTGTATTTCGCGCGGGCCTTCCCGGACCGCTTCTTCGACGTCGGCATCGCCGAACAGCACGCCGTCACGTTCGCCGCCGGCATGGCGACGGCCGGGCTCAAGCCGTTCGTCG
The DNA window shown above is from Candidatus Effluviviaceae Genus V sp. and carries:
- the xseA gene encoding exodeoxyribonuclease VII large subunit, which gives rise to MMEGTEGLLKESADNVLTVSDVTGRIKALLETGFPLVWVEGEISNFVHHSSGHMYFTLKDASSSLPAVMFRGRNARLSFRPENGAKVRAHGRISIYEPQGKYQIIVDRMREAGVGDLAAAFERLKRRLADEGLFDPAHKRPIPAFPGTVAVVTSPTGAAVRDVVRVVRSRAPWIRLVVAPTRVQGAGAAEEIAEAIRLVDEWGEADVMIVGRGGGSLEDLWAFNEEVVARAVHGAKTPVVSAVGHEVDFSITDFAADVRAATPSNAGELVAPDRTELLRNVASAETRLVRAVSRWYEDRYGRLRAALAAYAFKRPLERVEAAEQRVDELVWRAGATARAALDRVDAELARLRAALEAGDPAGLLERGYALVARDEDGRPVRSIGEVSPGAGIRVTIVDGSLGCTVDSVDPQTREDRWPERNPSKRS
- a CDS encoding bifunctional 5,10-methylene-tetrahydrofolate dehydrogenase/5,10-methylene-tetrahydrofolate cyclohydrolase is translated as MTTVLRGKPIASAIREEIAEGSAELAGDGAPPLLAVVLVGEDPASAIYTKSIERNAAKVGVATRVVGLDAGIGTGGVEEAIARLSRDEEVHGIILQQPLPETIDASVVERIAPEKDVDGATVRSLGLLLKGEECFAPCTAEAVVEMLVRGQIDIEGRHVVIVGRSAVVGKPLANLLLRKSRRGNATVTVCHSRTRDLAVHTSAADILVVAVGRPNAVTGGMMRPGAVVVDVGVNRIDDPGTEKGYRVVGDVNYEDALERASVVTPVPGGVGTLTTTLLLRNTLAAARRAGGADDPDGSGASG
- the xseB gene encoding exodeoxyribonuclease VII small subunit, coding for MAGKKSVEEKLRRLEELVSELESGDLALEASLKAFEEGMRLAGQLAEDLEKSRERILKLEKDLGGHRLEPLDEEVEEGDDDA
- the rny gene encoding ribonuclease Y, with amino-acid sequence MTQWGPILIIFLVGVAVFLAGWFARRLVDRSKIVSAEELAEKIVREAHREAETQKKAAILEAKDEWYKAKAKFEEDTQTTRAELEKLERSIEKREENLDRKVEFIEKKETELGERETSLEETERSITERSEKLSLLLDEQNERLERIAGMNRDDAKKLLIKNMESDARLEAARMIKDIKDEARRQGDREAKQVLTTAIQRCAADHVVESTVSVVNLPNDEMKGRIIGREGRNIRAFEMATGIDVIVDDTPEAVILSGFDPVRREVARLSLERLIADGRIHPGRIEEVVAKIQKELDEQIVELGEEACLDVGIHDLRPELVKLIGRLRYRTSYGQNMLQHSKEVAYLCGLMASELELDVALAKRAGLLHDIGKAVDHTMEGTHAALGADLARRYGESDEIVNAIESHHEDVEPTTLIAVLVQAGDAVSGARPGARRETLETYIKRLEKLENIASSFQGVDRSFAIQAGREIRIMVQHKKIDDARAEALASAVARKIENELKYPGQIKVVVVRETRAIDYAK
- a CDS encoding TIGR00282 family metallophosphoesterase — translated: MRLLFVGDIVGRPGRRAVSRLLGGIVDERSVDFVVANCENAAGGIGVTPKIADELLARGIDVLTGGNHTWNRRDVFDYLDSSERILRPANYPPGAPGRGAAVVTSRSGVPVGIVNLEGRVFMRQIDCPFREGRRLVDELLAETPIVLVDIHAEATSEKLALGWYLAGRASAVVGTHTHIQTADERILEGHTAYITDAGMTGPWRSVIGVRTELSVARFVTGLPQRFETADGPSVLSGFLVDIDETTGAARAVDRVLEHSPDEE
- the dxs gene encoding 1-deoxy-D-xylulose-5-phosphate synthase; translated protein: MARLLDRIDSPDDLKGLTSAELRRLAEELRDEIIRVVSRNGGHLAPSLGVVELTLALHSVFDSPRDRIIWDVGHQSYAHKLLTGRRDTFATLRQYGGVAGFPRREENPHDAFNTGHSSTSISAALGMACARDARDEDFRVLAVIGDGSLTAGLAFEGLNQAGHLKKNLIVIVNDNRMSISKNVGALSQYLTRLLSAPTYQRLESEVWDILGRIPAVGERARSLASRALEGARGLFVPGVLFEELGFKYFGPLDGHNVELLVEAFERLKYLDGPLLVHVVTTKGKGYAPAEEDASRFHGIGSFDKASGTLKARPKAMSYTEAFGRSLVTLGEKDDRIVAVTAAMPAGTGLLYFARAFPDRFFDVGIAEQHAVTFAAGMATAGLKPFVAIYSTFLQRAYDQIIHDVCLQGLPVKLMVDRGGIVGDDGPTHHGVFDLSFLRSVPGLVVAAPKDENELGALVRTAAEHDEGPIAIRYPRGAGLGVRLDYDPDPIPVGKAEILRRGQDATILAIGSMVHVAEEAAFRLQHQGIDAGVVNARFAKPLDEDLILECAARTGRIVTVEENVLSGGFGAAVLELLATRGERNAVVECVALPDEFVPHGSRARLLSECGLSEETIAERVRVLLETPSVRKRRE
- a CDS encoding polyprenyl synthetase family protein, coding for MTREMGGFLRGFLDERRRLVERSLDGLLPSAGTPPGRLHEAMRYSVFSGGKRLRPILTLAACEVVGGGSERALQPACATELVHTYSLIHDDLPAMDDDDLRRGRPTSHRVYGEALAILAGDALLTAAFEAVASSPGLESVQRAEIVAILASANGSRGMVGGQAADIEPPSTGDPVEDVTFIHTRKTAMPLAGAVEIGAVSGGADGDRRVALRRYGERLGLAFQIADDLLDITGTEEEMGKAVGKDEASGKLTYPGAVGVEASRERARSLVNEAVEALDGIGGDTGALKAIAEYIVRRRT